From Arachis stenosperma cultivar V10309 chromosome 2, arast.V10309.gnm1.PFL2, whole genome shotgun sequence, one genomic window encodes:
- the LOC130961294 gene encoding auxin-induced protein 22D-like → MEKVGLNLEATELRLGLPGSADEHDEKLSSCSYSSSSSSSVVIRSNKRSSPEESIDDEEELKSNKRTMISHHNDDQDKNVPPSKAQVVVGWPPIRSYRKNNGVQQQQQEQKKKGEEVYVKVSMAGAPYLRKIDLNFYNTYQQLLLALENMFNCTFGEYSEREGYNGSEFAPTYEDKDGDWMLVGDVPWNMFISSCKRLRIVKESEAKGLGCL, encoded by the exons ATGGAGAAAGTAGGTTTGAACCTTGAGGCAACAGAGTTGAGGTTGGGTTTGCCAGGTAGTGCTGATGAACATGATGAGAAACTCTCATCATGTAGttactcatcatcatcatcatcaagtgTTGTTATTAGAAGCAACAAGAGATCTTCACCTGAAGAATCCATTGATGATGAGGAAGAGCTCAAAAGCAACAAGAGAACCATGATTTCTCATCATAATGATGACCAAGACAAAAATGTCCCACCCTCAAA AGCACAAGTAGTAGTGGGGTGGCCACCAATTAGATCTTACAGGAAGAACAATGGtgtacaacaacaacaacaagaacaaaagaagaagggagaagagGTGTATGTGAAAGTGAGCATGGCAGGTGCACCTTACTTGAGGAAGATTGATCTCAATTTTTACAATACCTACCAACAATTACTCTTGGCTTTGGAAAATATGTTCAACTGCACTTTTG gTGAATATTCAGAAAGAGAAGGCTACAATGGATCTGAATTTGCTCCAACTTATGAAGACAAAGATGGTGATTGGATGTTGGTTGGAGATGTGCCATGGAA CATGTTCATTTCTTCCTGCAAGAGGCTAAGGATTGTGAAAGAATCAGAAGCTAAGGGATTGGGTTGTTTATGA